Within the Methanobacterium sp. BRmetb2 genome, the region ACCGTGCTTGCAAATATGGAGCTGCAAACTCCTGATACTGTTGCAGTACCCATAATCATCACCAGGTTACAGGCTGCCGGTGGATTGGTAACTGTAGGTAACATGGTTGATGTATATCTGAGAACTGCCGCAGACAACAATACCACCGCCACCACTAACACTTCATCTCCAAAAATCAGTGGTGCAACTGTCTTAGCCATTTTAAGAGCAAAAGACAGTGGAGTTATTGATGCTTACATAACCCGTTCACAGGAAATATCCATAAATCAGATGATCCAGAGCAGCACTCAGGATCAAAAATCTACAAGTGATGTTGAACAGCTTTTAAGGGCAGCCGCATCCCGAAATTGGAATGAAGCTGAAATAAATTCACTTCTACAAAGTTATGGATGGAGATTGTCTGACTTTGAAAGAGCGTCTAATTTAGGGGAACTTGACGCACAATACCTTGTACTTCTAGAAGTCCCAAGGGAAGATGTAGGATTCCTAATTCAAAACATGGATAGTGTCATACTAACTGTTCCAACACAACAAGCACCTACATGGATGTCTAAAGAATTGCAGAGAATATATGGTTAAAACTGAAACTTGGAAGGTGTAAAATTAAATAATATTAGTTGGACGGATAGGGGGTTACTAAATGAATATAAATAAAATATGCATGGTACTAATAGTTCTGTTTGTAAGTATGGGGGTTTCTTATGGGGCAGAAGCGTGGATAACAGAAAATCCTAATGCCACCAGTGTACGAATGAGTGAACTAACTGCAACCATCCACATACATATAAAAAACAATAATAACCAAGTTCAATATTTCAAAATAAGTCAGGAATATTTCAAAACTACTCCTGCAATGGAATGGCAGATAGTTTGGACTAGCCCTGCAGCAGTAAAAATGGTTAAATCTAGTTATCCGGAGTTAGGTGGAGATTACGGATGGAAGTTAAAGCCGGGGGAAACAAAAACAATTTGTTTTAAACTTAAAAATACTGGACCCACACCACCTTTGCCTGAATGGTATATTATAAGAAACAACTCCCAAGAAAATCAATATTGGCCTTTAGTACCTGAACCCGGTATTACTGCAACTTGGTTCTTCCCTAATGAATTAGAAATGCTGAATCCTCAATTAGATCTCCAATTATGGCAAGGAACATTCAACTTTAAATTAAGAAATGTGGATTCAAAAACCGTTTCGGGAATAGTTCGAGCGCCTATAGTACCAATGAATTCAAAATTAACCTACAGTAAACCTAAAGCATTCATAGATGACGATAGTATGGTTAATGCACAAACAGCCGCATGGGATGTAACTATGGCAGCAGGAGCTCAAAGATATTTCACATATCAATACATATGGCCTTCCTCAAGTAGCCATGATACTGGTTATGGAAAGTATTCCTCATCACTTCCCACCACCAGTGCCGCTTCAACAACAAGTTCAGTGCCAACTAAAGCAACTGGAGTTCCCTACGCTTTATTTGTAATTGCTGCTGTTGTTACTGGTGCAGGAGTGGTTTATGCTAAGTTTATAAGGTAAAAACGGGAAATAAATACTATGAAAAAAGTTAATGTTTAATTTAGTGGACCACTAAACATTAACTTATTTAAGGCAATAGTTTATACATAACTTAGATGAAAATTTCAACTGTTTTTATTTTAGTAGGGATGTTAATCTTATCCCTCTATGTTTTGATTGAAGTTAACTATTATGCTGCTGCAGATACCATTATAAAAAATCAGAGCGATGTTCCTTATTTAGAAATACCTGCCATTGGGGTTAATGAAAGCATAAATAACAAATCAGTTTCTTATGGAATATACCATGAACCCCAATCTTCTAAACCTGGACGAGGAACAGTTATCATCTTTGGTCATAGAACTCTTTATGGGTCACCATTTTTAAACCTGGATAAGTTAAAAAACGGAGATAATATAACTTTAATTTGGCCCGAGATAGGTAATGCAGAATACACTGTAAATGACTCATTTATTGTTCCAGCATCATATCAAATGTCAGTAGAACAGGGCAATTCCCTATTTCTAATTACCTGCTATCCTTTAGGATCCACTAAAGAAAGGTACATTGTTCAGGCAAAATTAGATAGAATTACACCTATAACCAACAAAACCGCTCACGAAAACCCTAAAGCATACTATGCCCCTCTTTTAATCGTGGCTTTTTTCGGTGGAGGATTAGTAATCAATTATATATATCCTGTAGAAGAAGATAAGAAAATAATATTTGTTGCAGTTATAGCATTAACCCTATTTTTGATATGTGGATACCTTTTCCCAATTCCTGCAGATTACATATCAAACAGATTAGCAGATATCAACAGCTTTTTAGGTGTTTAAATGGACGAAATAGATAGTAAATACTTCAAAAATATATCCAATAGAGAAAGAACAATCTTTGAAGGAGCAATTACTATGGGGGCTCTTTTTCACCAGTTCATAGGTACTCCTGTAAGTATCGAAAACGCAGCACAACTGGAAAAATCCATAGAAAATGCAATGGAGCTTCAACCATGCATAACAAAAGTTGAAGTTAGGATAAATCGAGAAATTTTAGAAGAATTGAAAAGTGAATTTGATTATGTATCTTTAGCTGGAGATATGCTAGATGTAAGAGTTTTTTCAGAATATGATGATTCAAAAGCAGTTATCAGAATGGAATATATTGAAGAACTGAAATATCCGTTAATGTACATTGAATCTATTGATTGATTTTATAATATATTCTCCATTAGAACTATTATTTCTTTTAAAATGGCTTTATTATTATAACAGAATAATTACAAATAGTTGATTAGAAATTATTTTTGAAATAAACCGTCATTAATATTTTACTGATGGAGCCAATCATTATGTATGAAGGATTAACCCCCTTGTTGATGGGTATAATAATTTTACTTGCAAGTCTGATTTCCCTGAGATTTGGAATATCTGTAGCAATACTAGAAATAATTTTTGGGGTTGTAGCAGGTAATTTAGGTTTAATTAGCCCAGAGGGTTGGATGTTATATTTATCCAGTTTTGGTGGAATTTTTTTAACCTTTTTAGCAGGTGCAGAAACGGATATTGAGTTAATGAGGAGGGAATTTAAGAAAAGTTTCTTGATAGGATTATTTTCATTTTTAACACCATTTATCTCTGTTTTTCTTTTTACATATTACATTGCCAATTGGAATTTATTAGCATCCTTAATTGCAGGGGTTGCATTATCTGGAACTGCTGTGGCAGTTGTTTACTTTGTTTTGATAGAAAATAACATAGTCCAAACAGATGTAGGTAAAAGATTGATGGCTGCAAATTTCGTAACCAATATGGGAACAGCACTTGCCTTAAGCATATTATTCTTAAAACCGACATTTTACACATTGATATACATATCAGTTTCTATAATTGTGATAATTCTGGCAACAAAGTTTTCTAATAAAGTATTCGAAAATCCCCGATTGAAAAATAAGGTGATTGAACCTGAAATAAAATATATTTTCCTTTTATTGCTGGTTTTCATGTTTCTAGCAGCATTAGGTGGAGGTCAGGCCATTCTTCCTGCATTTGTGCTTGGTTTGTTCATGTCTAAACATTTTGTAGAAACTATAGAAACTATAGAAGTTAAAAAAAGATTGAAAACTATTGCCTTTGCCTTTATAACACCAGTATTTTTCATAGTCGGGGGATTGAATGTATCAATAAGTTTAATATATTCTATGCTCCCCTTATTCCTGTCTCTTTTTGTTGTAAGACAATTAAGTAAATTTGCAGGGGTTTATTTAATAACCCGGAAATATCTGCAGAAAGATCAATTATATACAACACTGCTTTTAAGTACGGGTTTGACTTTCGGGTTAATTGCCTGTTTATTTGGTTTAAATTCAAGTTACATCAACCAGATACAATATTCGATCCTTACTGGAGTTTTAATAGCAAGTGCTATTATACCAACTTATATTGCTCAAAAATGGTTTATGCCATTGCACCCCGAGGACATGGTATCCTAATGATATAACGAAATAAACTGAATATGTTGAAAAGAAATCTATAAAAAAGAGTTATAATAAAACCATCTATAATAAAAAAATTCTGGAATAGAAACAATAGACGGTTAAATAATCGTGAAAAAAAGAATGTTGGATTGTTTATATCTGTTTTAGGTATAAAATAATTATCAAAAAGTCTAAAATGATACTATGATAACCATCGATAAAAAACTGTGCAAGGGCTGTGATATATGCACTGAATTCTGTCCCCGCAAGGTTTATGAAAAATCCCAGAGCCTGGATAAGAAAGGTGCGCATATTCCTGTTCCAGCACATGAAGAGAAATGTAATAAATGTAATATTTGTACTTTACTATGTCCAGATCAGGCTATAAAGGTTGATGAAAATGACGAAGAGTGATGAATTTTTTATTCAGGGAAATGAAGCATGTGCTCGAGGGGCCATAAAAGCTGGTTGTCGGTTTTTTGGAGGTTACCCCATAACACCATCTACTGAAATCGCTGAAGACATGGCAATTCTTCTTCCAAGAGAAGGAGGAGCATTTATCCAGATGGAAGACGAAATTTCGGCGCTTGGTTCAGTGATTGGGGCAATTTGGTCTGGTGTTAAGGGAATGACTGCCACTTCAGGACCTGGATTTTCCCTGATGCAAGAACACATTGGTTACGCTGCAATGACAGAAACTCCTTTAGTTATAATTAACATGCAGCGAGGATCTCCTTCTACTGGTCAACCCACCATGGCTTCCCAAAGCGATATGATGCAGGCCCGATGGGGATCCCATGGAGATTATGAGATAATAGCTCTTTCACCATCATCGGTACAGGAATGTTGTGATTTTACAATTGAAGCTTTTAATCTGGCAGAGGAATATCGTGTGCCTGTAATGGTCATGAGCGATGAAATAGTTGGCCATATGCGGGAAAAAATCACAATCCCAAACCAGGTGAAAATCAATAAACGTAAAATGCCTGAGGAGACACCTGAAAAATTTTTACCATTTAAGGCTGATGCTGAAGGTACATCTCCTATGCCTCCTTTTGGAAGTGGTTATAAATTACATGTAACTGGTCTAACTCATGATGAAAGAGGTTATCCTGATGCTTCAAATCCAAAAACTCATTCAAAACTTGTAAAAAGACTTTGTGATAAAATAAATAAGAACAGAGAACAAATTACTAGGGTGCGTCAAGAATTAGTAGATGATGCAGAAATCATAGTTGTTTCTTATGGAGCTCCTTCTCGGTCGGTGGCAACTGCAATTAAAAAAGCACGCCAAGAAGGTATTAAAACAGGATACATGAAATTAGACGTAGTATGGCCTTTCCCTGAAAAGGAAATTAGAGAAGCTGCCAAAAAGGCTTCAAAAATCATTGTGGTAGAAATGAATTTAGGCCAAATAGTCCACGAAGTTGAAAGAGTTGCCTGCGGTCATTCAGAGGTCTCACTGCTTTCTAAGATTGGTGGGGAAATACACCGGCCTGATGAAATTCTAAAAAAAATAAAATCTGAAATGGAATAAATGAAAATAATTAAAATTATCAGCATATTGACATAAATGATGTTTTTACAAAAAAAGGAGAGGTAAAAAATGGATAAAACGAATGAAAATCGTTTTATGAAATATTTACGTAAAGATAGACTTCCTCATATTTTCTGTGCAGGTTGTGGGAATGGAATTGTTCTTAACACATTCTTTAATGGTATGGAAATGGCAGAAGTTGACTTTGAAAATATTGTAATGGTTTCCGGGATTGGGTGTTCTTCCAGAATACCTGGTTATGTGAAGTGTGATTCTCTTCACACCACTCATGGCCGTCCCATTTCTTTTGCTACAGGTATCAAATTAGGAAATCCCCAACATGACGTTGTAGTCTTCACTGGAGATGGAGATGCTGCTGCAATAGGAGGTAATCATCTAATTCACGCCGCACGAAGAAATATAGACCTTACTGTTATTTGTATAAATAATAGCATCTATGGAATGACCGGGGGCCAAATTAGCCCAACATCTCCTCAAGGAAGTTATGGAAGCACTGCACCATACGGAGCAATTGAACGTCCTTTTGACCTTTCTAAGTTGGTATCAGCTGCCGGTGCTACATACGTTGCACGTTGGACCACAGCACATCCACTGCAGCTTTCAAATGCTGTTAAAAAAGGTCTCAAAAACAAAGGTTTTTCGTTTGTTGAGGTTATATCTCAGTGTCCTACTTACTTTGGTCGTAAAAATCGTATGAAAACACCGATTGAAATGATGAAATGGATGAAAGAGAATAGTGTGGTCAGTAGAAGGGCCCGTAAAATGTCTCCAGAAGAGTTAGAAGGTAAAATTATTTTAGGCGAATTTGTAAATGAAAAGGAGCCTGAATTTTCAGAAGAACTGTTCAATTTAATTGAGAATAAATGTTCAGATGATTCTCTTTCTATCATAAATTCAGCGTACAAGGAGGATTAAATTGAGAAAAGAAATAAGAATTGCTGGTTTTGGTGGACAAGGCATAATTTTAGCAGGTATAGTGATTGGAAAGGCTGCTGCACTGTATGATAATATATATGCAGTCCAAACCCAATCTTACGGTCCAGAAGCAAGAGGAGGGGCCTCAAGAACTGAAGTAGTTATTAGTGATGAGGAAATAGATTATCCCAAGGTCCAAAAAGCAGATATATTTGTTGCCATGTCTCATCAGGCATTAATGGCCTACCTAGACGATCTCAAAAGTGGGGGAATTCTCATAGTTGACCCTGACATGATAGTTGAGGAAGAAATACTTCCTTTCATAAATGAACACGATATTAAGTATTATAAAGCACCGGTAACTAAAACCGCTGAAGAGGAAATTGGCCTTAAAATTGTGGCCAATATAGTTATGATCGGTGCAATCACCCAATTTACCGGTGTTATATCCCGAAAATCAGCTGAAAAAGCCATAGCTGCCAGTGTACCTAAAGGAACTGAAGAAAAAAATATAGCTGCATTTGAAGCAGGATTAGCCTTAGCCAACGAGGAATTAGAATGAAGCTTTATGAGTATAGTGCTAAAAATATTTTTAAACAGGAAGGAATTCCCATACCCAGATCAGATCTTGCCAAAAGTGCTGAAGATGCAAAAGCTATAGCAACAAATATTGATAAACCAGTTGCACTTAAATCGCAAATACTGCTGGGAGGAAGAGGTAAAGCCGGAGGCATAAAATTTGCTAATACTCCTGAAGAAGCTTATACTGCCTCAAATAAACTTATTGGCTCTTTTATAAGGGGAGAACCTGTGCAATCACTCTTAGTAGAAGAAAAACTTAAAATTGAAAAAGAGTTCTATCTTAGTATTGCCGTGGATCGAAGTAATAAAAAATCTTTAATAATGGCCAGCAGTGAGGGTGGAGTAGAAATAGAGGAATTAGCAAAAACACAGCCTGAAAAAATTATTAAAAAACATTTAAACCCTTTAAATGAATTTTTACCATTTAATGCCCGGGAAATAGCCCGGAAAATGGGAGTAAACTCTGCTTTAATTCCTCCTATGGGTGCAGTTATCTGGAAATTATTTAACATTTTTAAAAAATACGATGCAAACCTGGCCGAGATCAATCCCCTGGTATTGACTGAAGAAGGACTAATAGCTGCTGATGCAAAGCTGGAAATAGACGATGACGCATTATTCCGCCATAAACATCTTATGAAACTGGAAGAATATGAAGAAAAAGAATTTGCTTATGTTAAACTAGAAGGTGATGTGGCAGTCATTGGCAATGGTGCCGGTCTTACTTTAACTGGTATGGATATGATAAAGTTGTATGGTGGAAATCCAGCCACTTTTCTGGATAT harbors:
- a CDS encoding 2-oxoglutarate synthase subunit alpha → MKMTKSDEFFIQGNEACARGAIKAGCRFFGGYPITPSTEIAEDMAILLPREGGAFIQMEDEISALGSVIGAIWSGVKGMTATSGPGFSLMQEHIGYAAMTETPLVIINMQRGSPSTGQPTMASQSDMMQARWGSHGDYEIIALSPSSVQECCDFTIEAFNLAEEYRVPVMVMSDEIVGHMREKITIPNQVKINKRKMPEETPEKFLPFKADAEGTSPMPPFGSGYKLHVTGLTHDERGYPDASNPKTHSKLVKRLCDKINKNREQITRVRQELVDDAEIIVVSYGAPSRSVATAIKKARQEGIKTGYMKLDVVWPFPEKEIREAAKKASKIIVVEMNLGQIVHEVERVACGHSEVSLLSKIGGEIHRPDEILKKIKSEME
- a CDS encoding dihydroneopterin aldolase, which translates into the protein MDEIDSKYFKNISNRERTIFEGAITMGALFHQFIGTPVSIENAAQLEKSIENAMELQPCITKVEVRINREILEELKSEFDYVSLAGDMLDVRVFSEYDDSKAVIRMEYIEELKYPLMYIESID
- a CDS encoding succinate--CoA ligase subunit beta is translated as MKLYEYSAKNIFKQEGIPIPRSDLAKSAEDAKAIATNIDKPVALKSQILLGGRGKAGGIKFANTPEEAYTASNKLIGSFIRGEPVQSLLVEEKLKIEKEFYLSIAVDRSNKKSLIMASSEGGVEIEELAKTQPEKIIKKHLNPLNEFLPFNAREIARKMGVNSALIPPMGAVIWKLFNIFKKYDANLAEINPLVLTEEGLIAADAKLEIDDDALFRHKHLMKLEEYEEKEFAYVKLEGDVAVIGNGAGLTLTGMDMIKLYGGNPATFLDIGGGASSKNIEKAINLVLKYPKVKVIFLNVLGGITRADDVASGVINVLNNANRKVPMVIRLTGTNEEEGQRLLSEAGISFETSMEAAAKKAVELCNQT
- a CDS encoding 2-oxoglutarate synthase is translated as MDKTNENRFMKYLRKDRLPHIFCAGCGNGIVLNTFFNGMEMAEVDFENIVMVSGIGCSSRIPGYVKCDSLHTTHGRPISFATGIKLGNPQHDVVVFTGDGDAAAIGGNHLIHAARRNIDLTVICINNSIYGMTGGQISPTSPQGSYGSTAPYGAIERPFDLSKLVSAAGATYVARWTTAHPLQLSNAVKKGLKNKGFSFVEVISQCPTYFGRKNRMKTPIEMMKWMKENSVVSRRARKMSPEELEGKIILGEFVNEKEPEFSEELFNLIENKCSDDSLSIINSAYKED
- a CDS encoding potassium transporter yields the protein MYEGLTPLLMGIIILLASLISLRFGISVAILEIIFGVVAGNLGLISPEGWMLYLSSFGGIFLTFLAGAETDIELMRREFKKSFLIGLFSFLTPFISVFLFTYYIANWNLLASLIAGVALSGTAVAVVYFVLIENNIVQTDVGKRLMAANFVTNMGTALALSILFLKPTFYTLIYISVSIIVIILATKFSNKVFENPRLKNKVIEPEIKYIFLLLLVFMFLAALGGGQAILPAFVLGLFMSKHFVETIETIEVKKRLKTIAFAFITPVFFIVGGLNVSISLIYSMLPLFLSLFVVRQLSKFAGVYLITRKYLQKDQLYTTLLLSTGLTFGLIACLFGLNSSYINQIQYSILTGVLIASAIIPTYIAQKWFMPLHPEDMVS
- a CDS encoding sortase, with product MKISTVFILVGMLILSLYVLIEVNYYAAADTIIKNQSDVPYLEIPAIGVNESINNKSVSYGIYHEPQSSKPGRGTVIIFGHRTLYGSPFLNLDKLKNGDNITLIWPEIGNAEYTVNDSFIVPASYQMSVEQGNSLFLITCYPLGSTKERYIVQAKLDRITPITNKTAHENPKAYYAPLLIVAFFGGGLVINYIYPVEEDKKIIFVAVIALTLFLICGYLFPIPADYISNRLADINSFLGV
- a CDS encoding 2-oxoglutarate ferredoxin oxidoreductase subunit gamma (catalyzes the ferredoxin-dependent oxidative decarboxylation 2-oxoglutarate forming succinyl-CoA), with the translated sequence MRKEIRIAGFGGQGIILAGIVIGKAAALYDNIYAVQTQSYGPEARGGASRTEVVISDEEIDYPKVQKADIFVAMSHQALMAYLDDLKSGGILIVDPDMIVEEEILPFINEHDIKYYKAPVTKTAEEEIGLKIVANIVMIGAITQFTGVISRKSAEKAIAASVPKGTEEKNIAAFEAGLALANEELE
- a CDS encoding ferredoxin produces the protein MITIDKKLCKGCDICTEFCPRKVYEKSQSLDKKGAHIPVPAHEEKCNKCNICTLLCPDQAIKVDENDEE